A genomic stretch from Bradyrhizobium quebecense includes:
- a CDS encoding YeiH family protein, which yields MPQQEQDQGQKQGALKRIFLLIPGILLCGVVTVISLGVQAIEERVFDHPYIEALVVAILLGMAVRTAWEPSERWRSGIAFSAKQLLEVAVMLLGASISFAAIVASGGLLIGAIAVTVVIMLAVTYGLSRILGLKTKLAILIACGNSICGNSAIAAVAPVIEADGDDIASSISFTAILGVLMVLGLPLLIPLLKLTATQYGILAGLTVYAVPQVLAATVPAGIVSTQIGTLVKLVRVLMLGPIVVGLSLFVARRRKAAGTAKEVAAKTTSISPFKLVPWFIIGFLVLAALRSFQLVPDIAIAPVTKTAAILTVVSMAALGLGVDVRVLSTVGGRVTAAVTLSLMLLLGLSIGLVHFFK from the coding sequence GTGCCGCAACAAGAACAAGATCAGGGGCAGAAGCAGGGCGCGCTGAAGCGCATTTTCCTGCTCATTCCGGGCATTCTGCTCTGCGGGGTGGTCACGGTCATCTCGCTCGGCGTCCAGGCCATCGAGGAGCGGGTTTTCGACCATCCCTATATCGAGGCCCTGGTCGTCGCGATCCTGCTCGGGATGGCGGTGCGCACCGCCTGGGAGCCCTCGGAGCGCTGGCGCTCGGGCATTGCCTTCAGCGCCAAGCAACTGCTCGAGGTCGCGGTGATGCTGCTCGGCGCGTCCATCAGCTTCGCCGCCATCGTGGCGTCGGGCGGGCTCCTGATCGGCGCGATCGCCGTCACCGTCGTGATCATGCTGGCGGTGACCTATGGTCTCAGCCGGATCCTCGGGCTCAAGACCAAACTCGCGATCCTGATCGCCTGCGGCAATTCGATCTGCGGCAATTCTGCGATCGCGGCGGTGGCACCCGTGATCGAGGCCGATGGCGACGACATCGCCTCGTCGATCTCGTTCACCGCCATTCTCGGCGTGCTGATGGTGCTCGGCCTGCCGCTGCTGATTCCGCTGTTGAAGCTGACGGCGACGCAATATGGCATCCTCGCAGGCCTCACGGTCTATGCCGTGCCGCAGGTGCTGGCGGCGACCGTGCCCGCCGGCATCGTCTCGACCCAGATCGGCACGCTGGTGAAGCTGGTGCGCGTCCTGATGCTGGGCCCGATCGTGGTCGGCCTCTCGCTGTTCGTCGCGCGACGGCGCAAGGCCGCCGGCACCGCCAAGGAAGTTGCTGCAAAGACCACCTCGATCAGCCCGTTCAAGCTGGTGCCCTGGTTCATCATCGGCTTCCTGGTGCTGGCCGCGCTGCGCTCGTTCCAGCTCGTGCCCGACATTGCGATCGCGCCGGTGACGAAGACGGCGGCGATCCTCACCGTCGTCTCGATGGCAGCGCTTGGGCTCGGCGTCGATGTGCGCGTGCTCTCGACCGTCGGCGGCCGGGTGACGGCGGCGGTCACGCTGTCGCTGATGCTGCTGCTGGGCCTCAGCATTGGCCTCGTGCATTTCTTCAAGTAG
- a CDS encoding formamidase, whose translation MNGLGGLNKSPNGVVIGLVQLQLPVVVTRADLARQTERIVWMVGKARRNLATMDLVVFPEYSLHGLSMDTNPEIMCRLDGPEVAAFRKACIDNRIWGCFSIMEFNPHGNPYNSGLIIDDHGEIKLYYRKLHPWIPVEPWEPGDVGIPVIDGPKGAKIALIICHDGMFPEMARECTYKGAEIMIRTAGYTAPIRDSWRFTNQANAFQNLMVTANVCMCGSDGSFDSMGEGMIVNFDGSIIAHGTTGRADEIITAEVRPDLVREARINWGVENNIYQLWHRGYVAVKGGAMDCPYTFMQDMVSGRFRLPWEDQVKITDGTSCGFPAPTRMFGKTAKAAE comes from the coding sequence ATGAATGGACTTGGCGGTCTCAACAAGTCACCCAACGGCGTGGTAATCGGACTGGTGCAGCTGCAGCTGCCCGTCGTCGTGACCAGGGCCGATCTGGCGCGGCAGACCGAGCGCATCGTCTGGATGGTCGGCAAGGCGCGGCGCAATCTCGCCACCATGGATCTTGTGGTATTCCCCGAATATTCGCTGCACGGTCTCTCGATGGACACCAATCCGGAGATCATGTGCCGGCTCGACGGCCCCGAAGTCGCGGCCTTCAGGAAGGCCTGCATCGACAACAGGATCTGGGGCTGCTTCTCCATCATGGAGTTCAACCCGCACGGCAATCCCTACAATTCAGGGCTGATCATCGACGATCACGGCGAGATCAAGCTCTATTACCGCAAACTCCATCCCTGGATTCCGGTCGAGCCGTGGGAGCCGGGCGATGTCGGCATTCCCGTGATCGACGGACCGAAAGGTGCGAAGATCGCGCTGATCATCTGCCATGACGGCATGTTCCCCGAGATGGCGCGCGAATGTACCTACAAGGGCGCGGAGATCATGATCCGCACCGCAGGCTACACCGCGCCGATCCGCGACAGCTGGCGCTTCACCAACCAGGCCAACGCGTTCCAGAACCTGATGGTGACGGCCAATGTCTGCATGTGCGGCTCGGACGGGTCGTTCGACTCGATGGGCGAAGGCATGATCGTCAATTTCGACGGCAGCATCATCGCGCACGGGACCACGGGACGCGCCGACGAGATCATCACCGCCGAGGTGCGACCCGACCTCGTGCGCGAAGCGCGGATCAACTGGGGCGTCGAGAACAACATCTATCAGCTCTGGCACCGCGGCTATGTCGCGGTGAAGGGCGGCGCGATGGATTGTCCCTACACCTTCATGCAGGACATGGTGTCGGGCCGCTTCCGCCTGCCCTGGGAAGATCAGGTCAAGATCACCGACGGCACGTCCTGCGGCTTTCCCGCGCCGACACGGATGTTCGGCAAGACCGCGAAGGCCGCCGAGTAG
- a CDS encoding cysteine hydrolase family protein produces the protein MANTRTIAAEPEPITLDWSKTALVIIDMQRDFMEPGGFGETLGNDVSRLARAVQPIAAVLAAARDAGLLVVHTREGHLPDLSDAPPAKLERGAPSLRIGDPGPMGRILIRGEAGHDIIPELYPLDSEIVIDKPGKGAFYATEFGDILQKYGVENLLVCGVTTEVCVNTTVREANDRGYRCVVISDGCASYFPEFHEMGLKMIKAQGGIFGWVTDSAAVLEALAG, from the coding sequence ATGGCGAACACGAGGACAATCGCGGCGGAGCCGGAGCCGATCACGCTCGACTGGAGCAAGACCGCGCTCGTCATCATCGACATGCAGCGCGATTTCATGGAGCCCGGCGGCTTCGGCGAGACGCTCGGCAATGATGTCAGCCGGCTGGCCCGCGCGGTGCAGCCGATCGCCGCGGTGCTCGCGGCGGCGCGCGACGCCGGGCTGCTCGTGGTCCATACCCGCGAGGGCCATCTGCCCGATCTCTCCGACGCGCCGCCGGCGAAGCTCGAGCGCGGTGCGCCGTCATTGCGGATCGGCGATCCCGGGCCGATGGGACGGATCCTGATCCGCGGCGAGGCCGGCCACGACATCATTCCCGAGCTCTATCCGCTCGACAGCGAGATCGTGATCGACAAGCCCGGCAAGGGCGCGTTCTACGCCACCGAATTCGGCGACATCCTGCAGAAATACGGCGTCGAGAACCTGCTGGTGTGCGGTGTCACCACCGAAGTCTGCGTCAACACCACGGTGCGCGAGGCCAATGATCGCGGCTATCGCTGCGTCGTGATCTCCGACGGCTGCGCGTCCTACTTCCCCGAATTCCACGAGATGGGCCTGAAGATGATCAAGGCCCAGGGCGGCATCTTCGGTTGGGTCACCGATTCAGCCGCGGTGCTGGAAGCGCTCGCTGGCTAG
- a CDS encoding alpha/beta fold hydrolase — MRNIFLSAATVLLAGTTLVGSVHSAELPKGAAHNIVLVHGAFVDQTSWQPVADILTKKGYNVTLVENPLTSLAADVDATKQALAKQDGKTVLVGHSWGGVVITQAGNDPKVSALVYVSAFAPEVGESLASLAKAGPPTEGGNAIHPDAKGNLYIDPKVFPSAVAADLPPEIAAHLANTQLPLNHVAFEAPVDIAAWHDKPTFYVISTKDKVLAPEAQKSFAARMKAQTTEVAGSHASLVVHAKEVAAVIEKATLAK; from the coding sequence ATGCGAAATATCTTCCTCTCAGCCGCCACCGTACTTCTGGCCGGAACGACATTGGTCGGCTCCGTCCATTCCGCCGAGTTGCCCAAGGGAGCAGCCCACAACATCGTACTCGTGCACGGCGCTTTCGTGGACCAGACGAGCTGGCAGCCCGTTGCCGATATTCTCACGAAGAAAGGCTACAACGTCACGCTCGTCGAGAATCCACTCACCTCCCTTGCCGCTGACGTCGATGCCACCAAGCAGGCGCTCGCGAAGCAGGACGGCAAGACCGTCCTCGTCGGCCATTCCTGGGGTGGCGTGGTCATCACGCAGGCCGGTAACGATCCGAAGGTCTCGGCGCTCGTTTATGTCTCCGCTTTCGCGCCGGAGGTCGGTGAATCCCTGGCGTCGCTGGCGAAGGCCGGCCCGCCGACCGAAGGCGGCAATGCGATCCATCCCGATGCGAAGGGCAATTTGTACATCGATCCCAAGGTGTTTCCGTCAGCCGTCGCGGCCGACCTTCCTCCGGAAATCGCTGCGCACCTGGCCAACACGCAGCTTCCGTTGAACCACGTTGCGTTCGAAGCCCCCGTCGACATTGCAGCCTGGCATGACAAGCCGACGTTCTACGTCATCAGCACCAAGGACAAAGTCCTCGCGCCCGAGGCCCAGAAGTCGTTCGCAGCCAGGATGAAGGCTCAGACGACGGAAGTCGCTGGCAGTCATGCCTCGCTCGTCGTTCATGCCAAGGAAGTCGCCGCGGTGATTGAAAAGGCCACACTCGCGAAGTGA
- a CDS encoding AraC family transcriptional regulator, which yields MDILAQVLDRVRLGGTLLFHFELGHPWNLELPARPYAMFHYLSRGSATLALGQGQEIQMTEGDFVVITRGEPHVFYSDRRAKPLQIVDIDRSSPRLGVVRHGSRAKPLSTMICGNFTVSRPLFGSVLELLPPVLVLKPTADGEWLEAILRRMVSESAQERPGQRVALSRLTEVLFVEVLRNWIKSLGPGEGGWLGAISDPHIGPALKLIHENPERPWALSELGQRVGLGRSAFSARFTKLVGQSMHRYVVERRMAEAAFLLETSDEPIARIASRVGYETAAAFSKLFHRHHGLSPGRYRAARRSDGGGRQGDAQQAEIAE from the coding sequence ATGGATATACTCGCCCAAGTGCTCGATCGCGTTCGTCTCGGCGGGACGCTGCTCTTTCACTTCGAGCTCGGCCATCCCTGGAATCTGGAGTTGCCGGCGCGCCCCTACGCCATGTTTCACTATCTCAGCCGCGGCTCGGCGACCCTTGCGCTCGGACAGGGACAGGAAATCCAGATGACGGAGGGCGATTTTGTCGTGATTACGCGCGGCGAGCCCCATGTGTTTTATTCGGATCGCCGGGCCAAGCCTTTGCAGATTGTTGATATCGATCGATCGTCGCCGCGTCTTGGCGTCGTTCGTCACGGCAGTCGTGCAAAGCCGCTCTCGACCATGATCTGCGGCAATTTCACCGTCTCACGGCCGCTGTTCGGCAGCGTGCTGGAGCTACTTCCGCCCGTGCTCGTGCTGAAGCCAACGGCGGACGGTGAGTGGCTTGAAGCGATCCTGCGTCGCATGGTCAGCGAGTCCGCGCAGGAGCGTCCCGGCCAACGCGTCGCGCTCTCACGACTGACGGAAGTGCTCTTTGTCGAGGTTTTACGAAACTGGATCAAGTCTCTCGGTCCCGGGGAAGGCGGGTGGCTCGGGGCGATATCGGACCCGCACATCGGGCCCGCACTCAAGCTGATCCACGAAAACCCGGAGCGGCCCTGGGCTCTGAGCGAGCTCGGCCAGCGCGTGGGGCTCGGGCGTTCGGCTTTTTCGGCCCGTTTCACCAAGCTCGTCGGCCAATCCATGCATCGTTATGTCGTCGAACGCCGGATGGCAGAAGCGGCGTTCCTGCTCGAAACCAGCGACGAGCCGATCGCTCGAATTGCGAGCCGGGTCGGTTACGAGACCGCGGCAGCATTTTCGAAGCTGTTCCACCGGCATCACGGCCTATCGCCTGGCCGATACCGAGCAGCTCGACGATCTGACGGCGGAGGAAGGCAAGGGGACGCTCAGCAAGCCGAAATTGCCGAATGA
- a CDS encoding carbohydrate ABC transporter permease, protein MNPRQILGRIGLWLSVFVIVSPAILFFLWMASLSLKFEIDNASYPPVFIPEHFAWKNYADVFASNRFLTYFSNSLVVTGCATGLAMLVGVPAGYGIARMAAHKSAIVILIARITPGLSYLIPLFLLFQWLGLLGTLVPQIIIHLVVTVPIVIWIMIGYFETTPLELEEAALIDGATRWQVFRHVALPIARPGLAVAFILAVIFSWNNFVFGIVLAGRETRTLPVAVYNMISFDQLSWGPLAAAALIVTAPVLLLTVMAQRQIVAGLTAGAVKGG, encoded by the coding sequence ATGAACCCGCGTCAGATTCTCGGACGGATCGGGCTGTGGCTGTCGGTGTTCGTCATCGTCTCGCCGGCGATCCTGTTCTTCCTCTGGATGGCCTCGCTGTCGCTGAAATTCGAGATCGACAACGCCTCCTATCCGCCGGTGTTCATCCCGGAGCATTTCGCCTGGAAGAACTATGCCGACGTGTTCGCCTCGAACCGCTTCCTGACCTATTTCAGCAACAGCCTTGTTGTCACCGGCTGCGCCACGGGACTCGCGATGCTGGTCGGCGTGCCCGCCGGCTACGGCATTGCGCGGATGGCCGCGCATAAATCGGCGATCGTGATCCTGATCGCGCGCATCACGCCGGGCCTGTCGTACCTGATCCCGCTGTTCCTGCTGTTCCAGTGGCTCGGCCTGCTCGGCACGCTGGTGCCGCAGATCATCATCCACCTCGTGGTGACGGTGCCGATCGTGATCTGGATCATGATCGGCTATTTCGAGACCACGCCGCTGGAGCTGGAAGAAGCCGCGCTGATCGACGGCGCCACGCGCTGGCAGGTGTTCCGCCATGTTGCGCTGCCGATTGCGAGGCCCGGGCTCGCGGTCGCCTTCATCCTCGCGGTGATCTTCTCCTGGAACAACTTTGTGTTCGGCATCGTGCTGGCCGGGCGCGAGACGCGCACGCTGCCGGTCGCGGTCTACAACATGATCTCGTTCGACCAATTGAGCTGGGGCCCGCTTGCGGCCGCCGCACTGATCGTGACGGCCCCGGTGCTGCTGCTCACCGTGATGGCACAGCGGCAGATCGTCGCCGGGCTCACCGCGGGCGCGGTGAAAGGCGGCTAG
- a CDS encoding carbohydrate ABC transporter permease, translating into MSVVTQASPAADKAFSSEVGTGSREENASKQDSRAGGSGDAAPAREWRPPSYWPFVIPALVVVLAVIVFPWVFTIWMSMQEWKVGSPTVFVGLANYLRLPTDPRFVEAVGHTLSYTALSVVLPLVFGTLAAVVFHQKFAARGFLRGIFIMPMMATPVAIALVWTMMFHPQLGVLNYLLSLVGLPPQLWVFNPTTVIPSLVLVETWQWTPLVMLIVLGGLAAIPTEPYESAQIDGANFWQVFRFITLPLIMPFLFIAGMIRMIDAVKSFDIIFAITQGGPGSASETINVYLYSVAFVYYDLGYGSAIAVVFFLLIVALAALLLYLRKRLLWTSELGDGA; encoded by the coding sequence GTGAGCGTGGTGACACAGGCTTCGCCGGCGGCAGACAAAGCGTTTTCGAGCGAAGTGGGTACCGGTTCGCGTGAAGAAAACGCGTCAAAGCAAGACTCCAGAGCCGGAGGCTCTGGGGACGCCGCGCCGGCGCGTGAATGGCGTCCGCCGTCCTACTGGCCATTCGTAATCCCGGCGCTTGTCGTGGTGCTGGCGGTGATCGTCTTTCCGTGGGTGTTCACGATCTGGATGAGCATGCAGGAATGGAAGGTCGGCTCGCCGACCGTCTTCGTCGGGCTCGCCAACTATCTGCGGCTGCCGACCGATCCGCGCTTCGTCGAGGCGGTCGGCCACACGCTGTCCTACACCGCGCTGTCGGTCGTGCTGCCGCTGGTGTTCGGCACGCTGGCGGCGGTGGTGTTTCATCAGAAATTCGCCGCGCGCGGCTTCCTGCGCGGCATCTTCATCATGCCGATGATGGCCACACCGGTGGCGATCGCGCTGGTGTGGACCATGATGTTCCACCCGCAGCTTGGCGTCTTGAACTATCTGCTGTCGCTGGTCGGCCTGCCGCCGCAGCTCTGGGTGTTCAACCCGACGACGGTGATCCCGTCGCTGGTGCTGGTCGAGACCTGGCAATGGACGCCGCTGGTGATGCTGATCGTGCTCGGCGGCCTCGCCGCGATCCCGACCGAGCCCTATGAGAGCGCGCAGATCGACGGCGCCAATTTCTGGCAGGTGTTCCGCTTCATCACGCTGCCCCTGATCATGCCGTTCCTGTTTATCGCCGGCATGATCCGCATGATCGATGCGGTGAAGAGCTTCGACATCATCTTCGCGATCACGCAAGGAGGCCCGGGCTCGGCGTCGGAAACCATCAACGTCTATCTCTACAGCGTCGCCTTCGTCTATTACGACCTCGGCTACGGCTCGGCGATCGCGGTGGTGTTCTTCCTCCTGATCGTGGCGCTGGCGGCGCTGTTGCTCTACTTGCGCAAGCGCCTGCTGTGGACGTCAGAGCTCGGAGACGGCGCATGA
- a CDS encoding ABC transporter substrate-binding protein: MSHHLISRRQMLAGTAAAGAVGLTGFPARAELNWKKYSGTTLEVILAKGPRGDNLQKYIKEFTELSGIKVESEQIPEQQQRQKCVIELSSGKPSFDVVHLSYHVQKRQFEKAGWLADMSGFLKDPSLTPPDLVESDFSAAGLQYARNDKGQMLSLPWSVDYFILYYNKELFQKKGVEVPKTLDEMAVAAEKLTDPKEGIYGFVGRGLRNANMAMWTNFYLNYGGEFLDAKGNILTDGPEAVEATKLYQRLLTKCAPPGVAGFNWMESMASFTQGRAAMWIDADGWAPPLEDPAASRVVGKVGYTLVPAGPKGKFSSTYGDGVGIPAASKNKEAAYLLCQWVVSRGQGARLLQAGGGVPFRNSIVDDPEVAKGVKTKEWLQSVVDSAKISKLGLPVIIPVAEFRDIVGAALTATLSGADPATELKKAHEQFRPILERSEKA, translated from the coding sequence ATGTCGCATCACCTGATCTCGCGCCGCCAGATGCTGGCCGGCACCGCTGCCGCCGGCGCGGTTGGATTGACCGGATTTCCGGCCCGCGCCGAGCTCAACTGGAAGAAATATTCCGGGACGACGCTGGAGGTGATCCTCGCCAAGGGGCCGCGCGGCGACAATCTGCAGAAGTACATCAAGGAATTCACCGAGCTCTCCGGCATCAAGGTCGAATCGGAGCAGATCCCCGAGCAGCAGCAGCGCCAGAAATGCGTGATCGAGCTGTCGTCGGGCAAGCCGAGCTTCGACGTCGTGCACCTCAGCTATCACGTGCAGAAGCGGCAATTCGAGAAGGCGGGCTGGCTCGCCGACATGTCGGGCTTTCTCAAGGACCCGAGCCTGACACCGCCCGACCTCGTCGAGAGCGATTTCTCGGCCGCCGGCCTGCAATATGCGCGCAACGACAAGGGCCAGATGCTGTCGCTGCCGTGGTCGGTCGACTATTTCATCCTCTACTACAACAAGGAGTTGTTCCAGAAGAAGGGCGTCGAGGTCCCGAAGACGCTGGACGAGATGGCGGTCGCCGCCGAGAAGCTGACCGATCCCAAGGAAGGCATCTACGGCTTCGTCGGGCGTGGCCTGCGCAACGCCAACATGGCGATGTGGACCAACTTCTATCTGAACTATGGCGGCGAATTCCTCGATGCCAAGGGCAACATCCTGACCGACGGCCCCGAGGCCGTCGAGGCCACCAAGCTCTATCAGCGGCTGCTGACGAAATGCGCGCCTCCCGGCGTCGCCGGCTTCAACTGGATGGAATCGATGGCCTCCTTCACGCAGGGCCGCGCGGCGATGTGGATCGATGCCGACGGCTGGGCGCCGCCACTGGAGGACCCCGCCGCCTCGCGCGTGGTCGGCAAGGTCGGCTACACGCTGGTGCCCGCCGGACCCAAGGGCAAATTCTCGTCGACCTATGGCGACGGCGTCGGTATTCCCGCGGCGAGCAAGAACAAGGAAGCCGCTTACCTGCTCTGCCAATGGGTGGTCTCGCGGGGACAGGGCGCCCGCCTGCTGCAGGCCGGCGGCGGCGTGCCGTTCCGCAACTCCATCGTCGACGACCCCGAAGTCGCCAAGGGCGTGAAGACCAAGGAATGGCTGCAGTCGGTGGTCGATTCCGCCAAGATCTCGAAGCTCGGCCTGCCGGTCATCATCCCGGTCGCCGAATTCCGCGACATCGTCGGTGCGGCGCTGACAGCGACGCTGTCGGGCGCCGATCCCGCCACCGAGCTGAAGAAGGCGCACGAGCAATTCCGCCCCATCCTGGAGCGTAGTGAAAAAGCGTGA
- a CDS encoding VOC family protein: protein MTLKNVIGIDHAVVMVKDLDKAAENYRRLGFTVSPRGTHSAHMGSGNYTIMFDPDYMELLGVLTPTEHNAPARAFLEKRGEGIERIAFTAVDSTAGAEEIRARGYTPIGPTDFERPVTLPDGTVSVAKFRTFQWPTTEAPGGVRIFACQHKTRETVWIPELMTHANGAKRLKQALIVSPEPATDAAHLSRMIDIAARHDPDGAVAVPSGGDRADFVFLTRDQLGKRYPGVSLDGLSDRGGAGLVIAADLAATEKALGATGVKSGSGITVPPAAANGTLLAFVKA from the coding sequence GTGACACTCAAGAACGTCATCGGAATCGATCACGCCGTGGTCATGGTGAAGGACCTCGACAAGGCCGCCGAGAATTACAGGCGGCTCGGCTTCACCGTGTCGCCGCGCGGCACCCACAGCGCGCATATGGGATCGGGCAACTACACCATCATGTTCGACCCCGACTACATGGAATTGCTCGGCGTGCTGACGCCGACAGAACACAATGCTCCGGCGCGCGCTTTCCTCGAGAAGCGCGGCGAAGGCATCGAACGGATCGCGTTCACCGCGGTGGATTCGACCGCCGGTGCCGAGGAGATCCGCGCGCGCGGCTATACGCCGATCGGGCCGACCGATTTCGAACGCCCGGTGACGCTGCCTGATGGCACAGTCTCGGTCGCGAAATTCCGCACCTTCCAGTGGCCGACCACTGAGGCGCCCGGCGGCGTCCGGATCTTCGCCTGCCAGCACAAGACCCGCGAGACGGTGTGGATCCCTGAACTGATGACGCACGCCAATGGGGCAAAACGCCTCAAGCAGGCGCTGATCGTCTCGCCCGAACCAGCGACCGATGCCGCGCATCTCTCCCGGATGATCGATATCGCCGCGAGGCACGATCCTGACGGTGCGGTTGCGGTGCCGTCCGGCGGAGATCGCGCCGACTTCGTGTTCCTGACCAGGGATCAGCTCGGCAAGCGTTATCCCGGCGTATCGCTGGATGGCCTGTCCGATCGCGGCGGCGCCGGTCTCGTGATCGCAGCCGACCTCGCCGCAACCGAGAAGGCGCTGGGCGCGACCGGCGTCAAGAGCGGCAGCGGCATCACCGTGCCGCCGGCCGCTGCGAACGGCACCCTGCTCGCCTTCGTCAAGGCATAA
- a CDS encoding NAD(P)/FAD-dependent oxidoreductase, with translation MSSNAVRWPDSLWAAVTPPGPDCPELTGAQQADVVIIGGGFTGLSTALHLREANVDVAIVEAAEPGWGASGRNNGQVIPTLSRPDPDDIIKRHGAAGERFVAMLRDSAAMLFDVVKRYNIEAEQEQAGWVQPVHSPGRIRIAERRVQQWSKFGARVELLSRDQTRDMLGSDAWYGGFWNRTGGHVNPLALARGLARTVLGLGARIYARSPALSFERRGERWVVKTEKGEISGRALVVATNAYSGEFAKSLVPEIATEVMPVLSWQMATQPLSDNVRKTIIPGRQAMSDTHGELYFARYDARNRLVTGGAVLGPGDKTARLKARVTERLQLIWPQIGDVSFDYVWNGYVGMTADFLPRVHRLGPNAYGWTGCNGRAVALTIPLGRELARAVQGVPESELALPFTEPVQYMAHGLLRKLAPWMLVLYRRRDAQELVKGDRFELLRWAEHLLASRRSR, from the coding sequence ATGAGCAGCAATGCCGTGCGCTGGCCCGATTCGCTCTGGGCAGCAGTGACGCCACCCGGCCCCGATTGCCCCGAATTGACCGGCGCGCAGCAGGCCGACGTCGTCATCATCGGCGGCGGCTTCACCGGCCTGTCGACCGCGCTGCATCTGCGCGAGGCCAATGTCGACGTCGCGATCGTCGAGGCCGCCGAGCCGGGCTGGGGCGCCTCGGGCCGCAACAACGGCCAGGTGATTCCGACGCTGTCGCGTCCTGATCCGGATGACATCATCAAGAGACATGGCGCGGCCGGCGAGCGCTTCGTCGCGATGCTGCGCGACAGCGCGGCAATGCTGTTCGACGTCGTCAAGCGCTATAACATCGAGGCCGAGCAGGAGCAGGCCGGCTGGGTGCAGCCGGTGCATTCGCCGGGCCGGATCAGGATCGCGGAGCGGCGGGTGCAGCAATGGTCGAAATTCGGCGCGCGGGTCGAGTTGCTGTCGCGCGACCAGACCAGGGACATGCTCGGCTCGGATGCCTGGTACGGCGGCTTCTGGAACAGGACCGGCGGTCACGTCAATCCGCTGGCACTGGCGCGGGGCCTGGCGCGCACCGTGCTCGGCCTCGGTGCGCGGATCTATGCGCGTTCGCCCGCGCTGAGCTTCGAGCGCCGCGGCGAGCGCTGGGTGGTGAAGACCGAGAAGGGGGAAATCTCCGGCCGCGCGCTGGTGGTCGCGACCAATGCCTATAGCGGCGAGTTCGCGAAATCGCTGGTGCCTGAGATCGCGACCGAGGTGATGCCGGTGCTGTCGTGGCAGATGGCGACGCAGCCGCTGTCGGACAATGTCCGCAAGACCATCATTCCCGGCCGGCAGGCGATGTCGGATACCCATGGCGAGCTGTATTTTGCGCGTTACGACGCGCGCAATCGCCTCGTCACCGGCGGTGCCGTGCTCGGCCCGGGCGACAAGACCGCGCGGCTCAAGGCGCGGGTGACCGAGCGGTTGCAGCTGATATGGCCGCAGATCGGTGACGTCTCCTTCGACTATGTCTGGAACGGCTATGTCGGGATGACAGCGGATTTCCTGCCGCGCGTGCATCGCCTCGGACCGAACGCCTACGGCTGGACGGGCTGCAACGGCCGCGCCGTCGCGCTGACGATCCCGCTCGGCCGCGAATTGGCGAGGGCGGTCCAGGGCGTGCCGGAAAGCGAGCTGGCGCTGCCGTTCACCGAGCCGGTGCAGTACATGGCGCATGGATTGTTGCGCAAGCTCGCGCCCTGGATGCTGGTGCTCTACCGTCGCCGCGATGCGCAGGAGCTGGTCAAGGGTGATCGCTTCGAGTTGTTGCGCTGGGCGGAGCATTTGCTCGCGTCGCGCCGCTCACGGTGA